The DNA region GCGGTGGGTTCGCCCACCAGGTCCGCGCGCTTGTTGCCGTTGAGGGCCGCGGCAAATACTTCGGCCGCCCCGGCCGTCCCGTTGGAGACCAGCAGCACCACCGGCATCGTCACTCGTCCGTCACCCGCGACGGCGGAGGTCGTGACGCGCGGCTGCGTTCGCTCAGCCCGAATCGCCAGCGTGCCTGTCTTGACAAAGAGCCGCGCTGCGGCGATGCCTTCCTCAATCGGGCCATCCGCCGTGGATCGCAGATCGATGACCATGCCGGAAGCACCGGACTTCTGCAGGCCGTCAATCGCCGTTCCCAGTGCCGTGGCCGTGCCTTCGCTGAAGCTCGTTACGCGGACGACGGCCACGCCCGAGGGCATCTTGACGGTGGTGACGTTCGCGCCCGCCGGCACTTCGCGCACCAGTGTCACCACATGCGGGTCCACTGCATTGCCGCGCAGCACCGTCAGTTCAACTTTGGAGCCCGGCGCGCCGCGCAACAGGCGGGCACCGGTGAACGCCGACACTTCGCGCGTCGGTTTATTGTCGATCCCGCGGATGTAATCGTTCGTCCGCAATCCGGCCCGGGCGGCTGGCGAGCCGTCGCGCACGCCAACGATGCGCAGATAAAATTGGCGCGAGACGACCAGCCCGACGTCACCCGCCGGCAGGGTCGCCTGGTTCTTCGCGAGCAAAACTTCTTCAGGTGTGAGGTACGCGCTCATTGGGTCCAGGCTGTCAGCCAGGCCGCGCATGGCGCCGTCCATCACCTTGTCGGCATTGGCGTCTTCCACGTAGCTCGACATGATGAGCGACACCACGTCTTCAAAGACGCGCAGATGCGGGAAGGCCTGCTCGTTCGCGTTCGCGTTCGCGTTCGGCGCGGTCCTGGGCGCGGCCTTGGCGCTGAGCAGACCGCCGATGGCGATCAGCGCGACCAGAGGCGTCGAGACCAGAAACACGAGCCAGCGTGACTTGGATGTCATGCGTTTAATAATACGACCTCTGAGGTAGTTTCCGCCTGAGTTGCGACGGAAACTACCTCAGAGGTCCTGGCGCCAGAGGTCTTCCGTCCATGCCGGCTGGAATCGTTACCCCGAAATGCTGCAGCACGGTGGGCGCGATGTCGATAATGTTGGCGCGCCCCTGGCTGTTGACCGTGATCGGACGGCTGGAGATCAGCATGCCGGCCGTGGTCGCGAAGTCGTATCCGCCGTGGTCGCCCGACCACTTCCTCATATTGGGGTAGACGATCCCTTTCGGCGATCCGCCCAACGTCGTCTGCCAGGACACGCGATAGCCATCGGCCAACCCCACCTGCAGGTCCGATGCGTTGTGCAGGTATTCGCCCGTATACACGTCGTCTCGTTTGTAGACGTTGGTGACGATCGGTGCGCCCGTGTCGGGGTCCACAAGCGAGGCGATCAGGCGCTTACTGAGATCGTCGGCCAGGGTCCGGTACTCCTCACCCGTCGAGACGATACCCTGACCCTCTCGGCCGCGGAGGTTGAAGTAGATCTGGCCCAGGCCCATCGCGTAGGCGCGCGTGCGCGACCAGTCCACGTCTTCGAAGTACTCGCCGCCACCGCCAAACAAATCGGCCAGCGTCTTGTCGGCGGATGTGGTCTGTCCCTTGAGCACCATGAAGCCCTGTTCGACGAGCCAGGTGTTCAGGTTGACGGCTTTGCGCCACGAGTGGAAGCCGTGGTCGGACACGATCATGAGTGTGGTGTCGGCGCCCGTCTGGTCAAGGACCTCGCCGATGAATTGATCCGCGCGCCGGTAGACGCGCAGGATCTCGTCACCAAACTGCGCAGCGCCCTCCGCGGTGTAGGAGGGATGCGTGGTGTCGCGGTGCCGCCACATCATGTGCTGCACGCGGTCGGTGGCCTCAATCACACCAACCAGCAAGTCCCACGATCCGGACGTGAGCCGGTTGAGGATGACCTGGGCGCGGTCGTCGAATGCGCGATACAGGTCGTCCATGAATGTGGTTTCGGTCATCCGGTTTTCGTCGAGCGGCCAGGTGGCTTCAGCCCATCCGAGCGTGCGGAAGGGACCGACGCTCTTGTAGAGGTCACGCGCCAGCCTCGCAGGTGATGAGATGGGCAACGGCGGCGCATCCGGCTTCCAGTTCACCGGCGCGATGTAGATCTGCAGGTCGTCATCAGCCTTCCGGACGTGTACCTGCGTCATCCCTTCGATCGACACAAACAGATTGACCCTGAACTTCAGGTTGATCCACTTGCTCCACTCACCGGCCTTCAGCGTCATCTTCTGGCCACCCAGATCGATGTCTGCGGCGGCACGTCCCTTCGTCCACGTGACGGTCAGCGGGAGCGTGACATCCTGTTTCGCCTCAAGCTCTGCCTGCGCCGTGCGGTCGGCATCGGTGAGCGGGGCTTTTTCTGCCAGCTCCGCAAGTTGCGCACGCACGATGGGATTCGGGGGGCCGTAGAAGGTGGCACGCGCCGTATCGCCCTCAAAGGGCAGGCGCCGCACGATACCACCCATTTCGGTGGGGTCTTCCTCGAAGCGGCTCACGTCGGTGCCGTAATAGTGGTACGTGCCCATCGTGCCGCGGATGTCGGGCAGCGGCAACCCGGCCAGCAATTCGCCATTCGGCACGTCCTCAGGTGGAAACGTCACCGGCACTGTGAGGATGCTGCTGCGCACGCCCGCCTGCCCGGCGGTAACCCAGAACGACGTGCCGCCGCGCATCGTGTGAATCTGCGGCCGGGACCTGGGAATCCAGTTCCACAGGAAGGTGGGCGGCGTGCGCGTCACCATGCCCAGGTCCGGTCTGTAGATCGCCGCATCGCGCACGAGGAAGTCGTAGATGTTGTGTTTGCCCGGATTCACACCCGTCGCAAACGACGCCCACGCCGTCGGCGACTCCGGCGACACCGTCGTTTCCAGGTCGTACAGACCGCCGGTCTTCATGACCTTGGCGAAGTTCGGCAACTGTCCCGCCGCCATGAACTCACGCACGAGGTCTGGGTCCATACCGTCGAAGCCGATGATCACCAGTTTTTGCCGACCAGCATCGGGCGCAGGAGGCGGGCCGCCACAGGCCCATGCGGCGCCGACGACCGCGACCACACCAACAAGACAAACGCGCTTGACCACACCGGATTGTAACTGACGGAACTGACGGAACTGACGGAACTGGCGGAACTGGCGGAACTGGGAGTGTAAGCTTTCTCTCGTGCGGTTCCTTGGCGTGGATTACGGGGCGAAGCGAATTGGGCTTGCGCTGTCTGACCACACGGCGACGATGGCGCGACCGTGGCAGATGGTCACGTCGGCTGCTGGGCCGCGACGGGCGGCGTCGGTGATCGCGGACGTCGTGTCACGATTGCGTGGGTCCGCCGACCCGGATCTTGACGGCATTGTCGTCGGTTTGCCCCGGCGGCTCAACGGCGAGGACACCGATCAGACGCCGGTGGTGAGGCAGTTCGTGACGGCACTGGCCGAACTCACCGGCATTCCCGTGGACACTCAGGACGAACGGCTGACCAGCGTGGAGGCCGAGGCGCGGTTGGCCACTCGCGAGCGCGACTGGCGCAAGCGGAAGGCGCTGATCGACGCCGAGTCGGCGTCGATCGTGTTGCAGGATTTCCTGGATGCTCGCGCGCGGGTCGCCCTATCGGAGAAAGAGCACGCATGAAGAAGTTCCTCTCGGCCGTGTTTCTCCTCGTCATCATTGCTGCCGGTGCAGCGTGGTGGGGGCAACAGCTGTTGCGCACGCCGTACAAGTCGTTTGCCGAACCAGAAATCTTTGTGGAAATTCCGGGTGGCACCGGCGTTGCCGCGATTGCCTCGCGCCTCTCCGATGCCGGCGTGGTGCCGCATCCGCTGATCTTCCGCGCGGCCGTGCGCCTCGCCGGCGTGGACAAGCGCCTGCAGGCGGGTGAGTACCGCTTTGCCGATGCCGCTACGCCAGGCGAAGTCGCGGATCGCCTCGCCAGGGGCGACGTCTATACCAGAGCTGTGACCTTTCGCGAAGGGTTGACGATCTGGGAGATGGCTGACGTCTTCGTCGAGGGCGGCCTTGGCACGAAGGAGGAATTCCTTCGCGAGGCGCGCGACGTGTCGCGCATCGCCACGATTGATCCCGAGGCCTCGTCCCTGGAAGGCTACCTGTTTCCTGACACGTATCAACTGCCTCGGTCTGCCGGCGCCAAGGGCATTGTCGATGCGATGGTGGCCGGCTTCCTGCGCGCGTTTGATGCGGACCTGCGCGCAGCCGCGACCGCTCGAGGCCTCAGTGCGCGCGAGGTAGTGACGATCGCGTCACTCGTGGAGAAAGAAACCGCAGCCGCGCCGGAGCGGCCGGTCGTTTCGGCGGTGTATCAGAATCGGTTGCGTATCGGTATGGGTCTGCAGTGTGACCCCACTGTCATTTACGCATTGCAGCTCGCCGGCAGGTGGAACGGCAACCTCACGCGAGAAAACCTGCGCGTGGATTCGCCTTACAACACTTACCGCTACGCGGGATTGCCGCCTGGCCCCATTGCCTCGCCTGGTCGCGCGTCGCTTGAAGCCGCAGTGCGGCCCGCCGATGCGCCGTACCTATATTTCGTGAGCCGCAACGACGGCACCCACGCCTTCGCCGCCACGTTGGCCGAACACAATCGCAACGTTCAGCAGTGGCAGATACGGTATTTCAGGAATCGGCCATCAACCCAGCGGTAGTCGGTAGTCGGTTATCGATTCCAATTGAGCTTTTCCCGCAGCATGTCGAAGTGCGTGCGGGTGGTGGTGCGTAGCAGCTGTAGGACGCGGTCGGCGCGGCGGATGATGACCGCGTCGCCGCTTTGCAGCGGCGCGCCGAACTGGCCATCGAACGTGGCCACGACGTCGGTGGGCGCGCCTTCAAGTTGCGGCCGCAGCACAATTTCAGCCGATGCTGGCAGCACGATCGGCCGGTTCGTCAGCGTGTGTGGCGCGATCGGCGTCAGGATGACCGCGTCCACCGACGGATGCACCACGGGCCCGCCCGCCGACAAGTTGTACGCCGTTGACCCGGTCGCCGTGGCGACGATGAGCCCGTCGGCGCGCACGTGACTCACGTGTTCGCCGTTGACCGAGACGTCGAGTTCCAGCATCCGTGACAGCGTTCCGCGCGTGATGACGATGTCGTTGAGCGCGAAGCGTGATGCGGCCACGGTGTCGCCGCGCTCGATGCGTCCTTCAAGCAGCAGCCGCGTTTCCGTCCACGTCCGTCCCTCGAGGATGGACGCGAGCGCGTCGGTGAGTTCAGCGCGACGAACTTCCGTGAGGAAACCCAGATGCCCCAGGTGCACGCCCAGCACCGGCACCCCGGCATTTGAATGCACCACGGCACTCGCGGCCGACAGCAGTGTGCCGTCGCCGCCGAACGCAATGACCACGTCCACGTCTTTCGCAATGCCTTCTCGTGGTGCGGTCGGCCAGCGCGTGCCGGTGGCGGCGGCCTCAGCTTCTTCCTGAGCGACCACGACGGACGCGCCACGCGCGGTCAGCCACTCGGCGGCATCCACCATCGCGGCAAGTGCCGAGGCGTGAGGCCGTGCGATCAGGCCGAAGCGGGTGAAGGACATAGGTGGAGCAGGAACTCGCGGTTGCCCTCCGCGCCGGTAATCGGCGACGGTTCAAGACCGCATCGCGACAATCCTACCTGACGCGCGGCTTCGACGACTTCCTCCACCACCCGGGCATGGATGCGTTCGTCGCGCACAATACCGCCTTTGCCGACGTCCGATTTGCCCGCCTCAAACTGCGGCTTGACGAGTGCAATCACGTGACCGCCAGGCGCGAGCAGTGGCGGCACCACCGGCAGGATGTGACGCAGGGAGATGAACGACACGTCGATCGTCACCAGTCCGAATTGCCGCGCGTCCTCGGGCAGGTCTTCCGGCTTCAGGTAGCGGGCGTTGGCGCCTTCGATGACCTGCACACGGGCGTCGGTCCGGATCTTCCAGTCCAACTGGTTGTGGCCCACATCCAGGGCGACGACGCGTGCGGCGCCGCGCTGGAGGAGGACATCGGTGAACCCGCCGGTTGAGGCGCCGATGTCGAGCGCGACCATGCCCGCGGGGTCGATCGCAAAGATTTCGAGTGCGCGGACGAGTTTGAGTCCGCCGCGACTGACCCAGGGGTGGTCGGGAGTACGCAGAGTGACGAGCGAGGCGTCTGAGGTGGCGGTGCCGGCCTTGGCGGCGGGTTGGCCGTCCACGTTGACGTCGCCGGCGAGGATCAGCGCCCGCGCGCGTTCACGCGAGGGCGCCAGGCCGCGGTCGACCAGCAGTTGATCCAGGCGGACCTTCACGTGTGGCCGGCCTTCACTTCGTTCGTGTGAGGCTCCAGTCGGCCAGTTCGGTCAGCCGACCGTCGAGCCCGGCGGCCTTCAGAGTGTCCTTCGCGCGCGCGACACAGTCCGTGGCCAGCCGCCGCGATTCTTCCACCCCATACAGCGCGGGATAGGTGGGTTTGCCGGCGGCCGCATCCTTGCCGGCGGTTTTGCCCAGCCCGGCCGCGGAGCCTTCAACGTCCAGCACGTCATCGATGATCTGGAACGCGAGGCCCACTTCCTGCGCGTAAAAATCGACAGCGGCAACCACGGCGTCATCGACGCCGACGATCATCGCGCCCGACACGGCGGCGGCGCGGAACAGCGCGCCGGTCTTGCGCGCGTGCATGTCGCGGAGTTCGCGCTCGCCCATCGGCTGGGGCGGGTGTGACGGCACGCGGCCGGCGGCACGCAGGTCCACGGCTTGTCCTCCGACCATGCCGATTGCGCCGGCGGCCGTGGCCAGCACACTCATCACCCGCAGCCGCCTTTCAGCCGGGGCTTCGGGCGCGCCCGGAGGCGAGACGGGAGAGGGGGACTCGGCGATCACGCCAAACGCCTCGGTCAGCAGGCCGTCGCCCGCGAGGATTGCGAGGCCATCGCCGTACACGATGTGCGTCGTCGGCCGTCCGCGCCGCAACGCATCGTTGTCCATGGCGGGCAGGTCGTCGTGCACGAGCGAGTAACAGTGAATCATCTCGACCGCGCACGCGCCGGGCAGAGCCAGCAGTCGCGCGCGGGGCGTGGTCACGCCCGCCAGCGGGGCCACGGCTTCCGCGGTCATGAGCGTGAGACAGGGCCGCAGCCGCTTGCCGCCGCCCATCAGGCCGTGTTGCATGGCATCAATCAGGAGCGTGGGGGCCGCGCCTTCGGGCAGGGCCTGGCCCAGCGCCGCGTCCACGGTCGCGCGCAGTTCGGTGAGATAGGCAGCGAGGTCCTGGGTCGCGCTCACAATCAACTCGCCGAGTCGTCTGTCGAGAGAAGTCCGCTGCCGTCTTTCAGGTCGCCGCGTTCGGTCAGCAGTTCGATGCGCTTCTGCGCTGCGCCGAGCTGGTCGTGACAGTACCGCGACAGTTCGACGCCGCGTTCGAAGAGTTTCAGTGATGTGTCGAGGGGCAGGTCGCCGTCCTCGAGCTGTTTGACGAGGGTCTCGAGTTCCGCGATGGCGGATTCGAAGTCTTTGATGGCAGTGCTCATGAATCTGTCCGTCCTGTAACCGTGCAGCGCAGCTCGCCGTCCGCGACGGTGACGCGAACCGCCTCACCGGGGCTCACGCTTGCGGCCGATCGAATGATACTCGTGCGGGTGTCGTCCCAGCACACCGCATATCCGCGACCGAGCACGGCGAGCGGGCTGAGGGCGTGCAGGCGAGCGGCCAGCTCGCGCGACCGCGCGGACGCCTGCTGAACGCCGGTACGCGCTGTCTGTCCCAGGCGGCCGTCCACTTTTGCCAATCGCAGTTGCCAGTCGGCCGTGACCCGCCTGATGTCGCGGGCTTCGAGGCGCCGCCGCAGCCGTTCGAACACCTGGCGGGCGCGCGCGATCCGGTTGGCCTGCGCATGACGCAGCCGCAACATGCATTCCTGAATGTCGCGCTGCTGCAGCACGATGCGCGTCGGGTAGCCGTCCAGGCGGGATGCGGTTCGCAGGATCCGCTGGCGCCGGCCATCCAGAGCCCGTCGCGTGGCGGCGGCCAGGCGTTCGGCCGCGCGATCGATCCGGTGACGGAACGTATCGGCGCGTTCCACCACCAACTCGGCCGCGTTCGAAGGTGTGGCGGCCCTGAGGTCCGCCACGAAGTCGGCGATGGTGAAATCCACCTCATGGCCCACGGCCGAGATGACCGGCACCGGGCTCGCGGCGATGGCGCGCGCGAGGCCTTCGTGATTAAAGGCCCACAAGTCTTCGGCCGACCCGCCGCCCCGGCCGATGATCACGACGTCCACGCCCGCGACTCCGGTGATGGCCCGCATCGCCCGCGCCAAATCCTCCCCCGCACCATCGCCCTGCACGCGCGCATCGCGTACCACCACGTGCGCGGAAGGGTAGCGCGCGATGAGCACGCGCAGGATGTCTTGCAGCGCCGCGCCGGAGCGCGACGTCACCACGCCGATCTTGCGTGGCAGGATTGGGAGCGGGCGTTTGCGCGCCGTGTCGAACAGGCCGTCGGCGGCCAGGCGCCGCTTCAGCTGTTCGAAGGCGAGCTGCAGTGCACCCTGGCCATGCGGCTCGAGGCGGTCGCAGATGATCTGATATTCGCCGCGGACTTCATAGACGCTGATGCGGCCACGCGCCACGATGTGCTGGCCGTCTTCGAGCCGGAATGTCAGCTTGCGCGCGTCGGTCCGGAACATCACCGCGCGAATCTGCGAGCGGTCGTCCTTCAACGTGAAATACAGATGGCCCGACGAGTGGGGCCGATGCCCGCTGACCTGGCCTTCAACTTCCACCCGGGAGAACCCGGACTCGACCAGCGACTTGAGTCGAGCGGTCAGGTCGCCGACGCTGAGCGGAGGCTCGGGGAGCGGCGGCGCCTTGGCCACCTCCGGGACATCATCAAACGGCAGGCCCCACGAATCTGCCATGGTCAGCGCGCGGCGACCGGAGTGACGGACATGACGTCCAGTTCCTGCAACGAAAGATTCAGGCGCGTGATGCTCTGTGCCCGTCCCGTGGTTTCATCGACCTGGATGACCACGCCGTTGAGCCGCGGGTTTTCCGTGGCCGTCTCAAAGCGCTGAGGCAAGCCGGTCAGGAATCGGTGAATGATGGCGGCGCGATCGACGCCGATCACCGAGTCGTGCGGACCGGTCATCCCGACGTCGGTAATGTACGCGGTGCCCTTGGGCAGTACACGGTCGTCGGCCGTCTGCACATGTGTGTGCGTACCAACCATCGCTGCCACGCGGCCGTCGAGATGCCAGCCCATCGCCACTTTTTCCGATGTGGCTTCGGCATGGAAATCCACAAAGATGATCTTCGCCTGTTCCTGCACGGCCTGAATCTGCTCGAGTACCACCCGGAACGGGTCATCGAGGGGATTCATGAAGATGCGGCCCATGATGTTGATCACGCCTACCTGGACGCCATTGGCCGCGCGCGCCACGTGCCGGCCCAGGCCGGGCGTGCCCTCGGGAAAATTCGCCGGGCGAATCATCCGGGGTTCTTTCGCGAAGTACGGAATGATCTCCTTTTTGTCCCACGTGTGATTGCCGCCGGTCATGACGTTCACGCCGTACTCGAACAACTCGTGTGCGATGTCCGGTGTCACCCCAAAACCCGCCGCCGAGTTCTCCACGTTGGCAATCACCAGATCGATGTTGTGGTGCGACGAGATCGCGGCAAGGCCGCGGCGAAGCAAATCCCGGCCGGGCCGGCCGATGATGTCGCCGATAAACAGCAGATTGGTCATGGGGTCTCGATCGGGATCTGGATCAGCTGCCCGCGGCGTTCCACAAGGCGGGGCAGCACCACCCGCAATTGGCCGGCAGACACAAACGCCCTGGCCGCCCCGGTGTCCACGGCCGCCGACAAACGAACGCCGCGCGCGAACCGCCCCGAGCTGCGTTCGGCCACGTGATACCGGGCGTCGGCCGGCCCGGTCGCGCCAAGCTTGGCGCCGACCACCAGCACCGTGTTCTGCCGCACCCACACACGCACGGCGGAGATCGGCACTCCGGGGATGTCCATGAGCACTTCAACGCCGGAGGCGGTGTCGACCACATCAAGCGCCGGCCGGCATTCACCCGTGGCCATGGCCGCGCCCGGAACGCTCCGGTCGAGTTCCATCAGCAATTGCCGCGCGTCTTCCGCCAGTTCTTCTGCATCC from Acidobacteriota bacterium includes:
- a CDS encoding PDZ domain-containing protein, producing the protein MTSKSRWLVFLVSTPLVALIAIGGLLSAKAAPRTAPNANANANEQAFPHLRVFEDVVSLIMSSYVEDANADKVMDGAMRGLADSLDPMSAYLTPEEVLLAKNQATLPAGDVGLVVSRQFYLRIVGVRDGSPAARAGLRTNDYIRGIDNKPTREVSAFTGARLLRGAPGSKVELTVLRGNAVDPHVVTLVREVPAGANVTTVKMPSGVAVVRVTSFSEGTATALGTAIDGLQKSGASGMVIDLRSTADGPIEEGIAAARLFVKTGTLAIRAERTQPRVTTSAVAGDGRVTMPVVLLVSNGTAGAAEVFAAALNGNKRADLVGEPTAGLAGAQRLVPLSEGSGLWMTYARYLAMDGESIHERGLRPTVAVESPSVAFDAVPPATDDMLAKAIERLSANKTPR
- a CDS encoding alkaline phosphatase family protein produces the protein MVKRVCLVGVVAVVGAAWACGGPPPAPDAGRQKLVIIGFDGMDPDLVREFMAAGQLPNFAKVMKTGGLYDLETTVSPESPTAWASFATGVNPGKHNIYDFLVRDAAIYRPDLGMVTRTPPTFLWNWIPRSRPQIHTMRGGTSFWVTAGQAGVRSSILTVPVTFPPEDVPNGELLAGLPLPDIRGTMGTYHYYGTDVSRFEEDPTEMGGIVRRLPFEGDTARATFYGPPNPIVRAQLAELAEKAPLTDADRTAQAELEAKQDVTLPLTVTWTKGRAAADIDLGGQKMTLKAGEWSKWINLKFRVNLFVSIEGMTQVHVRKADDDLQIYIAPVNWKPDAPPLPISSPARLARDLYKSVGPFRTLGWAEATWPLDENRMTETTFMDDLYRAFDDRAQVILNRLTSGSWDLLVGVIEATDRVQHMMWRHRDTTHPSYTAEGAAQFGDEILRVYRRADQFIGEVLDQTGADTTLMIVSDHGFHSWRKAVNLNTWLVEQGFMVLKGQTTSADKTLADLFGGGGEYFEDVDWSRTRAYAMGLGQIYFNLRGREGQGIVSTGEEYRTLADDLSKRLIASLVDPDTGAPIVTNVYKRDDVYTGEYLHNASDLQVGLADGYRVSWQTTLGGSPKGIVYPNMRKWSGDHGGYDFATTAGMLISSRPITVNSQGRANIIDIAPTVLQHFGVTIPAGMDGRPLAPGPLR
- the ruvX gene encoding Holliday junction resolvase RuvX, with product MRFLGVDYGAKRIGLALSDHTATMARPWQMVTSAAGPRRAASVIADVVSRLRGSADPDLDGIVVGLPRRLNGEDTDQTPVVRQFVTALAELTGIPVDTQDERLTSVEAEARLATRERDWRKRKALIDAESASIVLQDFLDARARVALSEKEHA
- the mltG gene encoding endolytic transglycosylase MltG, which codes for MKKFLSAVFLLVIIAAGAAWWGQQLLRTPYKSFAEPEIFVEIPGGTGVAAIASRLSDAGVVPHPLIFRAAVRLAGVDKRLQAGEYRFADAATPGEVADRLARGDVYTRAVTFREGLTIWEMADVFVEGGLGTKEEFLREARDVSRIATIDPEASSLEGYLFPDTYQLPRSAGAKGIVDAMVAGFLRAFDADLRAAATARGLSAREVVTIASLVEKETAAAPERPVVSAVYQNRLRIGMGLQCDPTVIYALQLAGRWNGNLTRENLRVDSPYNTYRYAGLPPGPIASPGRASLEAAVRPADAPYLYFVSRNDGTHAFAATLAEHNRNVQQWQIRYFRNRPSTQR
- a CDS encoding NAD(+)/NADH kinase, producing the protein MSFTRFGLIARPHASALAAMVDAAEWLTARGASVVVAQEEAEAAATGTRWPTAPREGIAKDVDVVIAFGGDGTLLSAASAVVHSNAGVPVLGVHLGHLGFLTEVRRAELTDALASILEGRTWTETRLLLEGRIERGDTVAASRFALNDIVITRGTLSRMLELDVSVNGEHVSHVRADGLIVATATGSTAYNLSAGGPVVHPSVDAVILTPIAPHTLTNRPIVLPASAEIVLRPQLEGAPTDVVATFDGQFGAPLQSGDAVIIRRADRVLQLLRTTTRTHFDMLREKLNWNR
- a CDS encoding TlyA family RNA methyltransferase, with the protein product MKVRLDQLLVDRGLAPSRERARALILAGDVNVDGQPAAKAGTATSDASLVTLRTPDHPWVSRGGLKLVRALEIFAIDPAGMVALDIGASTGGFTDVLLQRGAARVVALDVGHNQLDWKIRTDARVQVIEGANARYLKPEDLPEDARQFGLVTIDVSFISLRHILPVVPPLLAPGGHVIALVKPQFEAGKSDVGKGGIVRDERIHARVVEEVVEAARQVGLSRCGLEPSPITGAEGNREFLLHLCPSPASA
- a CDS encoding polyprenyl synthetase family protein, producing the protein MSATQDLAAYLTELRATVDAALGQALPEGAAPTLLIDAMQHGLMGGGKRLRPCLTLMTAEAVAPLAGVTTPRARLLALPGACAVEMIHCYSLVHDDLPAMDNDALRRGRPTTHIVYGDGLAILAGDGLLTEAFGVIAESPSPVSPPGAPEAPAERRLRVMSVLATAAGAIGMVGGQAVDLRAAGRVPSHPPQPMGERELRDMHARKTGALFRAAAVSGAMIVGVDDAVVAAVDFYAQEVGLAFQIIDDVLDVEGSAAGLGKTAGKDAAAGKPTYPALYGVEESRRLATDCVARAKDTLKAAGLDGRLTELADWSLTRTK
- the xseB gene encoding exodeoxyribonuclease VII small subunit, with the translated sequence MSTAIKDFESAIAELETLVKQLEDGDLPLDTSLKLFERGVELSRYCHDQLGAAQKRIELLTERGDLKDGSGLLSTDDSAS
- the xseA gene encoding exodeoxyribonuclease VII large subunit, with amino-acid sequence MADSWGLPFDDVPEVAKAPPLPEPPLSVGDLTARLKSLVESGFSRVEVEGQVSGHRPHSSGHLYFTLKDDRSQIRAVMFRTDARKLTFRLEDGQHIVARGRISVYEVRGEYQIICDRLEPHGQGALQLAFEQLKRRLAADGLFDTARKRPLPILPRKIGVVTSRSGAALQDILRVLIARYPSAHVVVRDARVQGDGAGEDLARAMRAITGVAGVDVVIIGRGGGSAEDLWAFNHEGLARAIAASPVPVISAVGHEVDFTIADFVADLRAATPSNAAELVVERADTFRHRIDRAAERLAAATRRALDGRRQRILRTASRLDGYPTRIVLQQRDIQECMLRLRHAQANRIARARQVFERLRRRLEARDIRRVTADWQLRLAKVDGRLGQTARTGVQQASARSRELAARLHALSPLAVLGRGYAVCWDDTRTSIIRSAASVSPGEAVRVTVADGELRCTVTGRTDS
- a CDS encoding TIGR00282 family metallophosphoesterase, translated to MTNLLFIGDIIGRPGRDLLRRGLAAISSHHNIDLVIANVENSAAGFGVTPDIAHELFEYGVNVMTGGNHTWDKKEIIPYFAKEPRMIRPANFPEGTPGLGRHVARAANGVQVGVINIMGRIFMNPLDDPFRVVLEQIQAVQEQAKIIFVDFHAEATSEKVAMGWHLDGRVAAMVGTHTHVQTADDRVLPKGTAYITDVGMTGPHDSVIGVDRAAIIHRFLTGLPQRFETATENPRLNGVVIQVDETTGRAQSITRLNLSLQELDVMSVTPVAAR
- a CDS encoding Hsp20/alpha crystallin family protein; this translates as MADSRRGRDAEELAEDARQLLMELDRSVPGAAMATGECRPALDVVDTASGVEVLMDIPGVPISAVRVWVRQNTVLVVGAKLGATGPADARYHVAERSSGRFARGVRLSAAVDTGAARAFVSAGQLRVVLPRLVERRGQLIQIPIETP